The following proteins are co-located in the Chiroxiphia lanceolata isolate bChiLan1 chromosome 7, bChiLan1.pri, whole genome shotgun sequence genome:
- the CXCR4 gene encoding C-X-C chemokine receptor type 4 has translation MAQSMDSSLDSLDLSSGLFIEFSDNGTDEVGSGDYGDYGEPCFQHENADFNRIFLPTIYSIIFLTGIIGNGLVIIVMGYQKKQRSMTDKYRLHLSVADLLFVITLPFWSVDAAISWYFGNVLCKAVHVIYTVNLYSSVLILAFISLDRYLAIVHATNSQRPRKLLAEKVVYVGVWLPAVLLTVPDIIFASTTEVEGKYLCDRMYPHDNWLISFRFQHILVGLVLPGLIILTCYCIIISKLSHSKGHQKRKALKTTVILILAFFACWLPYYIGISIDTFILLGVIRHRCSLETIVHKWISITEALAFFHCCLNPILYAFLGAKFKTSAQNALTSVSRGSSLKILSKSKRGGHSSVSTESESSSFHSS, from the exons ATGGCTCAGAGCATGGACAGCAGCCTCGACAGCCTGGAT ctgtcgTCTGGGTTATTCATCGAATTTTCTGATAATGGCACGGATGAGGTTGGTTCCGGTGACTACGGAGACTATGGAGAGCCGTGCTTCCAGCATGAGAATGCCGATTTCAACAGGATCTTCTTGCCAACCATCTACTCCATCATCTTCCTAACGGGAATAATCGGCAATGGATTGGTTATTATTGTTATGGGCTaccagaagaaacaaagaagcaTGACTGATAAGTACAGGCTGCACCTCTCTGTGGCCGACCTCCTTTTCGTCATCACCTTGCCGTTCTGGTCCGTGGATGCGGCCATAAGCTGGTACTTTGGGAATGTCCTGTGCAAGGCGGTTCACGTCATTTACACAGTCAACCTCTACAGCAGCGTCCTGATCTTGGCCTTCATAAGTCTCGACCGTTACCTGGCCATAGTCCACGCCACCAACAGCCAGCGCCCGCGGAAGCTGCTGGCTGAGAAGGTGGTGTACGTGGGCGTGTGGCTGCCAGCTGTGCTCCTCACAGTGCCCGACATCATCTTCGCCAGCACCACGGAAGTGGAGGGGAAGTACCTGTGTGATCGCATGTACCCTCACGATAACTGGCTGATCTCCTTCAGGTTTCAGCATATCCTGGTAGGGCTGGTCTTGCCCGGTCTCATCATTCTGACTTGCTACTGTATCATCATATCCAAGCTGTCACACTCCAAGGGCCACCAGAAGCGCAAAGCCTTGAAGACCACGGTGATCCTCATCCTCGCCTTCTTTGCCTGCTGGCTGCCATATTACATTGGCATCAGCATCGACACCTTCATCCTGCTGGGAGTCATCCGACATCGCTGCAGCTTGGAGACCATAGTGCACAAATGGATCTCCATTACGGAAGCCCTGGCGTTCTTCCACTGCTGCCTGAATCCAATCCTGTACGCCTTCCTGGGTGCCAAATTCAAAACATCAGCTCAGAATGCCTTGACATCAGTTAGCAGAGGATCCAGCCTCAAGATCCTCTCAAAAAGCAAACGTGGGGGACATTCTTCTGTTTCTACAGAGTCCGAGTCTTCAAGTTTCCATTCCAGCTAA